The following nucleotide sequence is from Cicer arietinum cultivar CDC Frontier isolate Library 1 chromosome 2, Cicar.CDCFrontier_v2.0, whole genome shotgun sequence.
AACCTTATCAAGTAGATATTTGAAccgatttttaaaacattaaatgaattagttcttattttatttatttttaacaattctcAATCAAATCTAACATTGGTACTTGCTGGAAAGAAATCAAGCTCTCTCTACCACATAACTTTGATTAATTGTGGGCCTATCCACCGCAACAACAAACTCTTGTTGGCTCTTTAtgcaaaatcataaaatataaaatcacaattaattttttttattttaaattcgaaGAATGCATTTTTAATTCAGGAGAAAATCTAAGACAATAACgtcaaaaaattagaataaaaaaatataattagaaaaTAGAATGAGAAGGAGAGTATAACTGCACAAGGGATAGTAATGCATGTGATTGAATCGAGTAATTGAGTTGAGTGCATAAACCCCTTCATGAATAATAAAAGGGTCCAATCCAAACTTCAATAAAAAACACTGTAAAAAAGAGTAAAAAGAAAACCGTATCTCACTGATACTATATACATTTTCTTTTCCGCTCCTATCTCAATAATTCATTCACTCTGTATTTTTGCGACGTAGGTACGTTTTCCATTCcctatttcattttatttggaATTGGATCTCGTTTTATTACACCACAATGACGAACGAACAAGCTTTTACCGATTCTTATTGTGTACTACTATATGTGTGGCGGCAATATAATTTATTCACcggatttaatttaattgatcatATAGCAtggttaattaaaataaaataaaatttattgttcttTTAGTTGATCTGGATTAAGCATTGTTATTGTGGcaaatatttattacaatttacaaGTAGTAGTAaagagtttatttatttaattaatttatttgtttgattgTTTATTGGTTTGATCTGATGAGTTACATTGTGAActgttttgtttatttattttgaagattgtttttatttttttctaggTTTTTTGGCTATGAATAATAAGTCGGCTGAAGATTTAATGGAGTGTTCTTCTGAGGTTCATTTTTCTGGATTTCATATGAATGGTTTAGAACAAAGAAAAGCTGTTATTGAGCAACCAACCACCTCTGCACCTGACGTCAATAAACAACCTTTTGTTATaggtttgtgtttttttttgtgtgtgtgtgtgtgtgtggcaATGTAGTTGTAGAATACAATATTCACTTTGTGTTTGTATGTGTTGTTTTGGAGCTCAATGGTGGTGGTGATTTGTTTTGTCTTGTGTTTCTTTGGTCTCGTGTATTGTATAATAGGTACTCTTTCCGGgataaaatataagcaaaaaggTATTTGAGAAGTTGATGTGTCTGGTTtaaattttagaccaaatacATAATCTTTTTAGTTCAGATACATCAACTTCTCAAATATCTTTTTGCTTATGTTTTATTTTGGAAAGAGTACTCAATAGACTGTCTTATTATGTTGTGTTTAGGGTAGGGGAgtttgtgaattatggtttggaaggaacttaattttttaagattGAAAATGATTATGTTCGGATGTTTTTCCTTTAAGAACAAGTTTGGTGCAGAAATTAGTGCGAAATATATTCATTTGTATATGCTTTTCTGTTTGTGCTCATTACAGGAGTTGCGGGGGGAGCGGCATCTGGCAAGACCGCAGTTTGTGATATGATTATTCAACAGCTTCATGATCAGCGGGTTGTACTTGTTAATCAGGTAACACactatttttatatacaattaaaaataatttatatgggTTGATCTCCGGGACCCAAGATGTTAAAGGCGAACTATTAAAAGTTAGTTCTAGCGCTACAAGCATTCTCGTTTCCTCCTTTATCTGAATCCCTTTGgtttttgtttggtttaattttccctAATGAAATTGGAAGAATCTATTGGAATGATTCTATCACCTTTCTTTGGTATTCTATTTGAACATTGACACTTTGTTCGCTGCACTTTATAAATACCAAAATACTTCCACCGCTGTTACTTTACCCAATCAGATTTAGTCTtctgttattatcatcttcgcTTCTATCATGAGCATTTACGCGTTTCACTGAAATTCTCCCACCAATTGTCAACCATTTTCTTATCAATAAAGATCATATGTTTGAAGATAATAAGATGTAATACACCATAGGTTTggttatttttagtaaaaatttatttggatGTCTTCTATcacttatattattatgttcTTAGTGGCATTTTAATTTATcctttttacatatttttacaTATACTGTTCCTTTTTATCtactgtctttttttttttttacctttttgaTGTTTCTTGATGTATTCATGGTGAAACATTGAGCATAATAAATGAATCATTTGATTTACTACAGGATTCTTTTTACCATAACTTGACTGAGGAGGAACTTACAAGAGTACAAGAATACAACTTTGATCATCCTGGTCAGTTCAATTTTACTCATCAGTCTCTCATTATCAGTGTCTTTCTcttgatattaaaatattttattgtatgtgaTAGATGTATGCATTGACTTCATTGGGATGATTTTTTAGGATCAAAATCAGGTTGATTTTTTAGGATGTTTGCagttaagttttatttttttctcaggACCTATAGTTCTCCTTAgatatttctaattttttgcAGAACCATTTCACTACACTTAATAAGTACCAGCTGCATCTTTCTTGCTCTCTGAATTCTNNNNNNNNNNNNNNNNNNNNNNNNNNNNNNNNNNNNNNNNNNNNNNNNNNNNNNNNNNNNNNNNNNNNNNNNNNNNNNNNNNNNNNNNNNNNNNNNNNNNNNNNNNNNNNNNNNNNNNNNNNNNNNNNNNNNNNNNNNNNNNNNNNNNNNNNNNNNNNNNNNNNNNNNNNNNNNNNNNNNNNNNNNNNNNATCAGAAAGATTTATCGAAACAGGATTAACCTCAAAATTAGCTGTTAGAGACTTGAAATTAAGTATTGATCTAATGAAGTTCCAAACCTATAATGTTCATGCATTGAGtgaatatattaatatagtTGCTGAAACTACCGCATATTTTACATGTTAGGATATGTAGTTTGTGTCAAGAGCATTCCAAAGGTAGAACTAAATTCCTTTTCCATGATATCATATTTTAGTACCTTGATAGAAAAATTAGTAGATTAGGCCACTTTGtagtgaataaaataaaataaacctgaaatttgatttatattgaAAACAATCTTTGAATTTTCTTAATGCATATGTGAATGGTGGTTCTTGTACTGCTGCAGCTCCTTGCATTATTTCTAACGCATTTTGTTGACATCATCAGAGGCTTTTGATACTGAGAGATTGGTATATGTCATGGACAAGCTGAAGCATAGCCAAGCAGTAGATATTCCGAAGTACGACTTTAAGGGTTACAAGAATGATGTGTTTCCCGCAAGAAGGGTATCTGgaactttcatttttttcatagTTTTACACCTTTTGTCTAAAACTGTGTATTTAAATAGtcttttgagtttttaaatGACAATGATTTGCATATTTGAATTGGAATGATTTAGTGTATCAAAGAATTCCAAATCATGAAGTACATGTTTCTGATGGACTTTCCTCCAGCAGAGGGCAATTTATCTGGAATAAAATGTCAGCCATGCTTCCAATTTATGTTGGTGTAATGTGTTTGGCAGGTAAACCCAGCAGATGTTATAATTTTGGAAGGCATTCTTGTTTTCCATGATCCTCGTGTTCGGGCATTGATGAATATGAAGATATTTGTTGACACAGGTCCCTTACTATTTTTGttccaatttaaatttttcctGTTGTGTTTTTTGTGGCATTTCTTAATCAATATAGGATTTGTTGTCATATTCGCTTTCCTTAAAATCACTTGAACTTTTCTCCTCATAGTTCACATTATGATATGCTATAATATGCATACTCTTCACATTATCTAAGGAAATGCATGCCCTTATGCAGGTGCTACTGATGCTATGTCAGTATGTCTTCATCCCCCTCCCCCACTTTTATTGTTGGTTCCTATTTTATGAGTAGTTGTCTATCTCTACTTTGTAACTATTTTACACATGCATGTGTATTTTATGTGTTTGTGTTGTACTATTAAGTTAAGCTGTCACTTTACATTGTAAAATGTTCAGTGCAGATGCTGATGTTCGTCTAGCAAGAAGGATTAAGCGTGATACTGCCGATAATGCTCGTGATATTGGAGCAGTGCTTGATCAGGTAGAAACTTCAAACTGCATTAGCTGTACTACCACTATCATATTTTGATTCTCTTTTAGTCCCCCCTCCATGCACATTTCTTACATTTGCTGCATTGGAAGCCTTGGAAATATTGTTATAGTTTACGATGTTGATCGGTTGATTAGGAAACTTGTCATCCAGTTTTCATGTAGTCGGCATTGATGATGATGCTGatcacttatatatatatagatacacacacacacacacacactattTTTTCACCATATTTTAGTTgctgatttttaaattatatatttgatgcAGTATTCAAAATTTGTGAAGCCGGCTTTTGATGACTTTATCCTTCCTACAAAGAAGTATGCTGATATCATTATACCCCGTGGAGGAGATAATCATGTGGCTATTGATTTGATTGTACAACATATTCGCACAAAGCTTGGTCAGCATGACCTATGTAAAATATATCCTAACTTATATGTCATTCCGTCTACTTTTCAGGTACCCCTTGCTGTTTATTGACATTTTCAGTAGTCCTATCTTTCTCGTCCATCTAGAGCTAAAAAATTTGTTACAAAAGTAGAATCGTCACAGTAATTTCTGCTTTGCAGATTCGGGGCATGCATACCCTGATACGCGATACTCAGACAACGAAACATGACTTTGTATTTTATGCTGACCGTTTGATACGTTTGGTATGTAAATAAGGTTCATTtgttccttttaatttttgaggTGGCATGCAAATGGAATTTTCTTTATCACAACAGTTCCCTCGCTTTACCAGGTTGTAGAGCATGGCCTAGGACATCTTCCATTTACTGAAAAGCAAGTAACCACTCCTACTGGTAAAACGCCTCCCCCTCAATGATGATTTCCTCAGCTTGTAGTATTTGTTCCTCTAAGGGTACACGTGCACTTTTCTCTGGTTTCCTAAGTGCTACCATATTTATACACAAAAGCGGCAAGTAACATGAACTATATGTTATTGGCCTTGTTTTAGAGTTGATTAACCTGTATCTTGGACATCATGGAAGTACTGCTAATCACTTCTGCGGTCTGACTTCCATGTCAAAGAGATACTTGATAGAATGGGTGGGAATCAATGGTTTATCATGTAACTTTACTCAATAGACTGTTGTTCATATTCATGAATCATGATGTTAATTGCAGCAATTGCCACACTGAAAAAACAATTATTGTCTTTGTGTAGCCGACATACTTATTGAGATATTTACCGGATATAATTAGTTTGTTTCAAGTCCCGACCTTTTTATGGTAACAGctgatttttttccttcaatgcAGGGTCTGTATACAGTGGTGTGGATTTTTGTAAGAGGTTGTGTGGTGTTTCCATTATCAGAAGGTATTCCGTCTTCCAAAGTAGAAATCACCTGAATGAAAAAATATAGGCATCATTGGTTGAAAATATTGTCTACAAATTTTCTCTTAAACTCCTCCTTTAACAATTCCTTATATAAATGGATGGTCTTTTCTCAAATTGGGTTTAGAATTACCAAATTGTTTAGATTGCACGAAGTGCTAATTGTTTTCCTTGAAATTATCATCCAGATTTATACCCCACTACGCTTTAGTATACTAATTCTTTTTTCCATACTACTCAGTTTGATGTGAACCTAAGACCACTACagttattcttttaaatttatttcttaGAAAAGCATACTCTGTCCTTATATTTGATATAATGATGATCTAATTTCAGTGGGGAAAGCATGGAGAATGCTTTACGAGCATGCTGCAAAGGTATCAAGATTGGTAAAATTCTTATTCATAGAGAAGGTGACAACGGTCAGCAGGTCTGTCATCTGCATATATGCATGAGAATTGAGCATATCTTTGTGTACGTTTCAATTTCACAATGT
It contains:
- the LOC101494124 gene encoding uridine kinase-like protein 4; the protein is MNNKSAEDLMECSSEVHFSGFHMNGLEQRKAVIEQPTTSAPDVNKQPFVIGVAGGAASGKTAVCDMIIQQLHDQRVVLVNQDSFYHNLTEEELTRVQEYNFDHPEAFDTERLVYVMDKLKHSQAVDIPKYDFKGYKNDVFPARRVNPADVIILEGILVFHDPRVRALMNMKIFVDTDADVRLARRIKRDTADNARDIGAVLDQYSKFVKPAFDDFILPTKKYADIIIPRGGDNHVAIDLIVQHIRTKLGQHDLCKIYPNLYVIPSTFQIRGMHTLIRDTQTTKHDFVFYADRLIRLVVEHGLGHLPFTEKQVTTPTGSVYSGVDFCKRLCGVSIIRSGESMENALRACCKGIKIGKILIHREGDNGQQLVYEKLPNDISDRHVLLLDPILGTGNSAVQAISLLLRKGVPESNIIFLNLISAPQGLHVVCKRFPRIKIVTSEIDIGLNEDFRVIPGMGEFGDRYFGTDDEDQLVLARSR